Proteins encoded by one window of Gordonia jinghuaiqii:
- a CDS encoding HNH endonuclease produces the protein MFGYLGVMPELAHLLDSLIETELPTDDSTGRATFTELDTLRLMRNAVERQIVVRAAELARLRVAERSHSTLPKLLIEMGFAPAAAARIVRIVNGLGRLSAVAGHAADGRLSAEIVDAIIRGIAHIEQRSPTNLSDDEVSVFETELLTQALSGATPAEVLARAHTLGNIVAEADGGIPAAEDPALNSVSHILTDDGRVEIAADLTQVVGEKFIAMIDQRSTPRPEPDGAEDRRSAGQRRADAFELILDHAALGATLDTAGAPRTQLILTIPADATDMSALPWTGTITDATARALSCDGTLTEVIIDADTVPLQMGHDKRIFPPHLRKAVVIRDRCCIKCGAPPSHTQVHHLRHWADDGDTSLDNGCLLCQRCHTQVHHNGWDIMMGFDRHPWLIPPVDIDPQRRPLPAYNRRTMRLDDAA, from the coding sequence ATGTTCGGCTACCTTGGAGTCATGCCCGAACTCGCCCACCTCCTCGATTCCCTCATCGAGACCGAACTCCCCACAGACGACTCCACCGGTCGCGCGACGTTCACCGAACTGGATACCCTCCGCCTGATGCGTAACGCGGTTGAGCGCCAGATCGTGGTGCGCGCAGCAGAACTCGCGCGATTGCGCGTGGCTGAACGCAGCCACTCGACGCTGCCGAAACTGTTGATCGAGATGGGTTTCGCACCCGCCGCCGCCGCACGTATCGTGCGGATCGTCAACGGGCTGGGCCGACTGTCCGCAGTCGCCGGCCATGCTGCGGACGGGCGCCTGTCGGCCGAGATCGTCGACGCCATCATCCGAGGGATCGCCCACATCGAACAACGCTCCCCCACAAATCTTTCCGACGACGAGGTGTCGGTCTTCGAAACCGAACTGCTCACCCAAGCGCTGTCCGGGGCCACACCCGCCGAAGTGCTGGCCCGAGCACACACGTTGGGCAACATTGTCGCCGAGGCCGACGGTGGCATTCCTGCCGCCGAGGACCCCGCACTCAACAGCGTCTCCCATATCCTGACCGACGACGGTCGCGTCGAGATTGCTGCCGATCTCACCCAGGTCGTCGGCGAGAAGTTCATCGCCATGATCGACCAACGCTCCACACCCCGCCCCGAACCCGACGGCGCCGAGGATCGCCGCTCGGCCGGGCAACGACGCGCCGACGCCTTCGAACTCATCCTCGACCACGCTGCCCTCGGTGCCACCCTCGACACCGCCGGAGCACCACGCACCCAACTGATCCTGACCATCCCCGCCGACGCCACAGACATGAGCGCGCTCCCGTGGACCGGCACCATCACCGACGCCACCGCCCGCGCCCTCTCCTGCGACGGGACACTGACCGAAGTCATCATCGACGCCGACACCGTCCCGCTACAGATGGGACACGACAAACGAATCTTCCCGCCTCACCTGCGCAAGGCCGTAGTCATCCGGGACCGATGCTGCATCAAATGCGGTGCACCACCGTCACATACCCAGGTACACCATCTGCGGCATTGGGCCGACGACGGGGACACCTCCCTCGACAACGGATGTCTCCTCTGCCAGCGCTGCCACACCCAAGTCCACCACAACGGCTGGGACATCATGATGGGCTTCGACCGCCACCCCTGGCTGATCCCACCGGTCGACATCGACCCACAACGCCGACCGCTCCCCGCCTACAACCGCCGCACCATGCGACTCGACGACGCCGCCTGA
- a CDS encoding alkaline phosphatase family protein — MSDELLPSDWHRHPFTLADVLPAATRSLGISDADVGLVVPPGDSVVVLLIDGLGATLLEEYAEFAPTLRELSSTTLRAGFPATTATSILSLTVGASCGVHGIIGYSFRPDDDCRTRGSRRVLNSLRWSLDDAQGPSALMTYPPALVRTEPGCLEALAAEDVRVTYVMPAEFRGTGLTMAAFRAPGQYLPAVTPDGIREAVLTTVRRRNRHRRFVYAYYSELDTAGHIHAPGSDPWLQQLRTVDRLVADLSTELPVGTTLLVTGDHGMITADRAIDIDTTPALLEGVDTVAGEARVRHIYTGSGAADEVLSGWSGYLGDSAHVASREQTIDEGWFGPVVTDQVARRIGDVVAVARGSTTLTRSKNETMESMMLGHHGAWTAAEQLVPLIVAAG, encoded by the coding sequence GTGAGCGACGAGCTGCTGCCGTCCGACTGGCATCGACATCCCTTCACCCTGGCCGACGTACTGCCCGCCGCCACCCGCTCCCTGGGGATCTCCGACGCCGACGTCGGTCTGGTTGTGCCGCCGGGTGATTCGGTGGTGGTGCTGTTGATCGATGGTCTGGGCGCGACGCTGCTCGAGGAGTACGCGGAGTTCGCGCCGACGCTACGCGAACTGTCGTCGACTACGCTGCGTGCCGGCTTTCCCGCGACCACCGCCACGAGCATCCTGAGTCTGACGGTCGGAGCGTCGTGCGGGGTGCACGGGATCATCGGCTACAGCTTCCGGCCCGACGACGACTGCCGGACCCGCGGCTCGCGGCGCGTGCTCAACTCGCTGCGCTGGAGCCTCGACGACGCCCAGGGCCCCTCGGCACTGATGACCTACCCGCCGGCGCTGGTGCGCACCGAGCCGGGTTGTCTGGAAGCGCTTGCCGCCGAGGATGTTCGGGTGACATATGTGATGCCTGCCGAGTTTCGGGGCACCGGCCTGACGATGGCCGCATTCCGCGCACCCGGACAATACCTGCCCGCAGTGACACCCGACGGGATTCGCGAGGCAGTACTGACGACGGTGCGTCGACGCAACAGACACCGGCGATTCGTCTACGCCTACTACAGCGAGCTCGACACGGCCGGCCACATTCATGCACCCGGGTCGGACCCGTGGTTGCAGCAATTACGGACCGTGGACCGACTCGTCGCCGATCTCTCGACGGAACTGCCGGTCGGGACAACGCTTCTCGTGACCGGTGATCACGGGATGATCACCGCCGACCGCGCGATCGACATCGACACCACCCCTGCCCTTCTCGAGGGAGTCGACACAGTGGCCGGCGAGGCACGCGTGCGGCACATCTATACGGGCTCGGGTGCGGCCGACGAGGTACTGAGCGGGTGGTCGGGATATCTGGGCGACTCGGCGCACGTCGCCTCACGTGAGCAGACCATCGACGAAGGCTGGTTCGGGCCGGTGGTGACCGACCAGGTGGCCCGCCGGATCGGCGACGTCGTCGCAGTCGCACGCGGTTCGACGACCCTGACGCGCAGCAAGAACGAGACCATGGAGTCGATGATGCTCGGCCACCACGGCGCCTGGACGGCCGCCGAACAGCTCGTGCCGCTGATCGTTGCGGCGGGATAG
- a CDS encoding GNAT family N-acetyltransferase yields MSQSPPGVEVRELSSPDELEELMRIFDDVWRPDPTNRPVGTDMLRALVHTGNYVAGAYIGDDLAGGSVGFFATPVGEALHSHITGVTRRGRGHQVGYTLKMHQREWALSRGLSTITWTFDPLVARNAHFNITKLGATPVHYYEDFYGEIGDELGGDADSDRVLMSWDLGSGDSGSGVGGSGSGSAGSGSVGSGSAGSDSVDELLAEGAVSVIDVDDPSRPVAHHERVTPETAVVVAVPRDIEAMRVNAPLEAARWRIELRDALSPLLVEGDGRRAVRFLRTGHYVFGPAGSGVR; encoded by the coding sequence ATGTCGCAATCACCGCCGGGCGTCGAGGTTCGCGAGCTCTCGTCCCCCGACGAGCTCGAAGAGCTGATGCGGATCTTCGACGACGTGTGGCGGCCCGACCCGACCAACCGTCCTGTCGGCACCGACATGTTGCGCGCACTGGTGCACACGGGCAACTACGTGGCCGGCGCGTACATCGGGGACGACCTCGCCGGCGGAAGCGTCGGGTTCTTCGCCACCCCCGTCGGCGAGGCGCTCCACAGCCACATCACCGGGGTCACCCGTCGCGGCCGCGGCCATCAGGTCGGTTACACGTTGAAGATGCATCAGCGGGAGTGGGCGTTGAGTCGCGGATTGTCGACGATCACGTGGACCTTCGATCCGCTCGTCGCACGCAACGCGCATTTCAACATCACCAAACTCGGGGCGACGCCGGTCCACTACTACGAGGACTTCTACGGCGAGATCGGTGATGAGCTCGGCGGAGACGCCGACTCGGATCGTGTGCTGATGTCGTGGGATCTGGGCTCGGGTGATTCTGGGTCGGGCGTGGGCGGTTCTGGCTCGGGCTCGGCGGGTTCGGGCTCGGTGGGTTCCGGCTCGGCTGGTTCTGACTCGGTCGACGAGTTGCTCGCCGAGGGTGCGGTGTCGGTCATCGACGTCGACGATCCGTCTCGTCCCGTGGCGCACCATGAGCGAGTCACCCCGGAGACGGCCGTCGTCGTCGCAGTGCCGCGCGACATCGAGGCGATGCGGGTGAATGCCCCGCTGGAGGCCGCGCGGTGGCGGATTGAGTTGCGAGACGCGTTGTCGCCGTTGCTCGTCGAAGGTGATGGCCGGCGTGCGGTCCGGTTCCTGCGGACGGGGCACTACGTGTTCGGCCCGGCAGGCTCGGGGGTTCGGTGA
- a CDS encoding YtxH domain-containing protein: MPHTVRAPDAFSRVAAVGVVPTVAVAAHGAASGAMPSSSGVVLSVAIGVVASMLLMTRRRRLVPAAASTTAVLTAAQVACHATLTVDAGHAVHAPSALSMLITHLLAIPLSAVLIVVGAHLLASVGSVIRSFVPPVTSRAPAAPRTFWTQPLLLAVPALGGTGVRGPPRGF, from the coding sequence ATGCCTCACACCGTCCGCGCGCCCGATGCGTTCTCGCGCGTCGCCGCGGTCGGTGTGGTGCCCACGGTCGCGGTCGCCGCGCACGGTGCGGCGAGCGGTGCGATGCCCAGCTCGTCGGGCGTGGTGTTGAGCGTCGCGATCGGCGTGGTCGCATCGATGCTGCTGATGACGCGGCGTCGACGATTGGTTCCGGCCGCAGCGTCGACGACGGCGGTGTTGACCGCCGCGCAGGTCGCCTGCCACGCCACGCTCACGGTCGACGCCGGGCACGCGGTGCATGCCCCGTCGGCGCTGTCGATGCTGATCACGCATCTGCTGGCGATCCCGCTCAGCGCGGTCCTGATCGTCGTCGGAGCGCATCTGCTCGCGTCCGTCGGGTCGGTCATCCGCTCGTTCGTCCCGCCGGTGACGTCACGCGCACCCGCCGCGCCCCGGACGTTCTGGACGCAGCCGCTTCTTCTGGCCGTACCCGCGCTCGGCGGCACCGGCGTTCGGGGACCTCCCCGCGGATTCTGA
- a CDS encoding YcnI family protein — translation MKISSPRAVIARRIVLPATAAAVVGLASLTGVGAASAHVTANAPTLTQGGYGVVSLVVPNESDVAPTTSLQVTLPGLKSARPEVMPGWKTVVTKKDDLVTEITWTADPGSPGVPVGQFAQFRFSGGPFPEQETVELPTLQTYADGEKADWNQPTPADGEEPEKPAPTLTLAPASADGHHASATPQTTDTASAESSSSEDSAARWLGGIGLIVGVLGSVFGVAALMAVRRNGRGGNA, via the coding sequence ATGAAGATCAGTTCTCCGCGGGCAGTGATCGCCCGCCGCATCGTCCTGCCCGCCACGGCCGCCGCTGTCGTGGGTCTCGCTTCGCTGACCGGTGTCGGCGCGGCGTCGGCGCATGTCACCGCCAACGCCCCGACGCTCACCCAGGGCGGTTACGGCGTCGTGTCGCTGGTGGTCCCGAACGAGTCCGACGTCGCACCCACCACGTCGCTGCAGGTGACGCTGCCGGGTCTGAAGTCGGCGCGTCCGGAGGTGATGCCCGGGTGGAAGACGGTCGTCACCAAGAAGGACGACCTCGTCACCGAGATCACCTGGACCGCCGACCCCGGATCGCCGGGCGTCCCGGTCGGACAGTTCGCGCAGTTCCGTTTCTCCGGCGGACCGTTCCCCGAGCAGGAGACCGTCGAGCTCCCCACCCTGCAGACCTACGCAGACGGTGAGAAGGCCGACTGGAATCAGCCGACCCCCGCGGACGGCGAGGAGCCGGAGAAGCCCGCGCCCACACTGACCCTGGCTCCGGCGAGCGCCGACGGCCACCACGCCTCGGCGACCCCGCAGACCACCGACACGGCGTCGGCGGAGTCGAGCTCCTCCGAGGACTCCGCAGCCCGTTGGCTCGGCGGCATCGGACTCATCGTCGGCGTGCTGGGCTCTGTGTTCGGTGTGGCCGCGCTGATGGCGGTTCGACGCAACGGCCGTGGCGGCAATGCGTAA
- a CDS encoding copper resistance CopC family protein, translating into MRNGRRVRRPVVLVLAALACLGLVGTWAAPAASAHSRLVSSDPADGATLQTGPEAITLTFNEPVQSSYAVLNVVGPDDHYWQSGEPTVDGTQFRVGVRELGPAGTYVVNYRVTSADGHVISGQRSFDLAVEGNGEPGPAIEAADETSDDGIPVWYFIIGAAVVLVVGLGVVFWLSRRPSSKKS; encoded by the coding sequence ATGCGTAACGGTCGTCGGGTTCGACGCCCCGTCGTCCTCGTTCTGGCGGCGCTGGCCTGCCTCGGACTGGTAGGCACCTGGGCGGCGCCCGCGGCGTCGGCGCATTCGCGTCTGGTGTCGTCGGATCCTGCCGACGGCGCGACACTGCAGACCGGCCCCGAGGCCATCACGCTGACGTTCAACGAGCCGGTCCAGTCGTCGTATGCGGTGCTCAATGTCGTCGGCCCCGACGATCACTACTGGCAGTCCGGTGAGCCGACCGTCGACGGAACACAGTTCCGGGTCGGGGTGCGCGAACTCGGTCCGGCGGGCACGTACGTCGTCAACTACCGGGTCACCTCCGCCGATGGGCATGTGATCAGCGGGCAGCGCAGCTTCGACCTCGCTGTCGAGGGCAACGGTGAACCCGGGCCCGCGATCGAGGCTGCCGATGAGACGTCGGACGACGGTATTCCGGTGTGGTACTTCATCATCGGTGCCGCCGTGGTTCTCGTCGTCGGTCTGGGTGTCGTGTTCTGGTTGAGTCGACGCCCCTCGTCGAAGAAGAGCTGA
- a CDS encoding copper resistance D family protein has translation MRVVAGVPVLFGATTLLGGLAVSWLLARPAGPDMVAVPAAVALGVSVVLLGLGVLPTVDAAPSSRVIGALAGVWVLAVLISAWVRTAERSGIDVLDVTAGDFGNVLTSDAPEMVALVAGLLILGWTVLDLLTGVEIPVLVVGALAAIGVLATSITGHAGNSAWGPVLVGAHALAAAWWVGLLAALAMSVRGRSGWARSLPAFSSRAPWAVGVIALTGIIAGLIEVDDLPALVTTGYGRVLLAKVVVLAVLIGVAAWHRRRWLPAVQRHRTTEAASIRAASIELVLMAVALGLAAGLSATAP, from the coding sequence GTGAGGGTCGTGGCCGGGGTGCCGGTTCTGTTCGGTGCCACGACCCTCCTCGGGGGACTCGCGGTGAGCTGGCTGCTCGCCCGACCCGCGGGACCCGACATGGTCGCCGTACCCGCGGCCGTCGCGCTCGGCGTCTCGGTGGTGCTGCTCGGCCTCGGTGTGTTGCCGACGGTCGACGCCGCGCCGTCGTCACGCGTGATCGGTGCGCTGGCCGGCGTGTGGGTGCTGGCCGTGCTGATCAGCGCGTGGGTGCGGACCGCCGAACGGTCGGGCATCGACGTCCTCGACGTGACGGCCGGCGACTTCGGGAACGTCCTCACCTCCGACGCCCCCGAAATGGTGGCGCTGGTGGCCGGGTTGCTGATCCTCGGGTGGACGGTCCTCGATCTGCTGACCGGGGTGGAGATCCCGGTCCTGGTGGTGGGGGCGCTCGCGGCGATCGGGGTGCTGGCCACCTCGATCACCGGTCACGCCGGCAATTCCGCCTGGGGCCCAGTGCTCGTCGGCGCCCACGCGCTGGCCGCGGCCTGGTGGGTGGGGCTGCTTGCGGCGCTGGCGATGTCGGTGCGCGGACGGTCGGGGTGGGCGCGCAGCCTGCCCGCCTTCTCCAGCCGCGCGCCGTGGGCGGTCGGTGTGATCGCACTGACCGGCATCATCGCCGGACTGATCGAGGTCGACGACCTGCCGGCCCTCGTCACCACCGGCTACGGTCGCGTCCTGCTGGCCAAGGTGGTGGTGCTGGCTGTGCTCATCGGCGTCGCCGCCTGGCATCGACGCCGCTGGTTACCCGCGGTGCAACGTCACCGCACCACCGAGGCCGCGTCGATCCGCGCGGCATCGATCGAGCTGGTCCTCATGGCCGTGGCACTGGGCCTTGCCGCCGGGTTGTCGGCGACGGCGCCGTAG
- a CDS encoding alpha/beta fold hydrolase yields the protein MIDIARPKIEGSIGVADGGRRIGFAEYGSATGRAIIWLHGTPGARRQIPVEARAYAADRHVRLIGLDRPGVGSSTPHRYADVADFAPDLEEVLEALGIDEFAVIGLSGGGPYALGVAHAMPDRVVAAGILGGVAPTVGPDRIGGGAMKLGSILAPIVDRAGAPIGKVLSTALGFARPIADPAITIYGRLSPQADRELLARPEFRAMFLDDLLHGGSQRMEAPFADVVVFARDWGFRVPDVRVPVRWWHGDHDHIIPYAHGEHMVSLLPDAKLFELSGESHLSTLHMATDIIDELLTLWDQSRPVLGE from the coding sequence ATGATCGACATCGCCCGTCCGAAAATCGAGGGATCGATCGGCGTCGCCGACGGTGGTCGTCGAATCGGGTTCGCCGAGTATGGGTCCGCCACCGGACGAGCCATCATCTGGCTCCACGGCACGCCCGGCGCACGACGCCAGATCCCCGTCGAAGCGCGTGCGTACGCCGCTGACCGGCATGTACGCCTGATCGGGCTGGACCGCCCGGGTGTCGGATCGTCGACGCCGCACCGCTACGCCGACGTCGCCGACTTCGCCCCAGACCTGGAAGAAGTCCTCGAAGCGCTGGGCATTGACGAGTTCGCGGTGATCGGACTGTCCGGCGGCGGACCGTACGCGCTCGGCGTGGCGCACGCGATGCCCGACCGGGTGGTCGCGGCCGGAATCCTCGGCGGCGTCGCCCCGACGGTGGGGCCCGACCGCATCGGCGGCGGCGCGATGAAACTCGGGTCAATCCTGGCGCCGATCGTCGATCGCGCGGGCGCCCCGATCGGCAAAGTCCTCAGCACCGCGCTGGGGTTCGCCCGGCCCATCGCCGACCCCGCCATCACCATCTACGGCCGGCTCTCACCGCAGGCCGACCGCGAACTTCTGGCGCGCCCCGAATTCCGGGCCATGTTTCTCGACGACCTACTCCACGGCGGCAGCCAGCGGATGGAAGCACCCTTCGCCGACGTCGTGGTGTTCGCGCGGGACTGGGGCTTTCGCGTTCCCGACGTGCGCGTCCCCGTGCGCTGGTGGCATGGCGACCACGACCACATCATCCCGTACGCACACGGCGAACACATGGTCTCGCTACTCCCCGACGCCAAGCTGTTCGAGCTGTCCGGCGAAAGTCACCTCAGCACGCTTCACATGGCCACCGACATCATCGACGAACTGCTCACGCTGTGGGACCAGTCGCGGCCGGTCCTGGGTGAGTAG